A region of Argentina anserina chromosome 5, drPotAnse1.1, whole genome shotgun sequence DNA encodes the following proteins:
- the LOC126793705 gene encoding transcription factor MYB62-like: MSTNTKSFSSSSSEDENELRRGPWTLEEDTLLIQYIARHGEGRWNLLANRAGLRRTGKSCRLRWLNYLKPDVKRGNLTVEEQLLILDLHSKWGNRWSKIAQYLPGRTDNEIKNYWRTRVQKQARHLKIDTNSAEFKNIIRGFWMPRLLQKIGDQNQLSASHQNSITASPPEPQFTEQGAVNMSGYVNNLDIENQNKECIFPLEVPMDQMSRTSQFSEYYPSSPSCGAIVHHDHNVNNSGHDMEVFNLVNPTAVDNFCVPEGESNWLETDFSCSMWNMDELLQRC; this comes from the exons ATGTCTACCAATACAAAAAGCTTCAGCAGCAGTTCCAGTGAAGATGAGAACGAACTTAGGAGAGGGCCATGGACTCTTGAAGAAGACACTCTTCTGATTCAATACATAGCTCGTCACGGTGAAGGCCGATGGAATCTGCTAGCAAACCGTGCAG GATTAAGGAGAACTGGAAAGAGTTGCAGATTGAGATGGTTAAACTATCTGAAACCAGATGTTAAGCGTGGAAATCTCACTGTAGAAGAACAGCTCTTGATTCTTGACCTCCACTCCAAGTGGGGAAACAG GTGGTCGAAAATTGCACAATACTTACCTGGAAGAACAGACAATGAAATCAAGAACTACTGGAGAACTAGAGTGCAGAAACAAGCAAGGCATCTTAAGATTGATACCAACAGCGCAGAGTTTAAGAATATTATTAGGGGCTTTTGGATGCCTAGATTGCTGCAGAAGATAGGAGACCAAAACCAATTATCTGCTTCTCATCAGAATTCAATAACAGCATCACCACCAGAACCACAATTTACTGAGCAAGGAGCTGTTAACATGAGCGGATACGTAAACAATTTGGATAtcgaaaaccaaaacaaagaaTGCATTTTTCCTTTAGAGGTACCAATGGATCAGATGTCACGCACTTCCCAATTTTCAGAATATTATCCTTCTAGTCCTTCGTGTGGAGCCATAGTGCACCATGATCACAATGTAAACAACAGTGGACATGACATGGAAGTCTTCAACTTGGTGAATCCTACAGCTGTTGATAATTTCTGTGTGCCAGAAGGTGAAAGCAACTGGCTTGAAACTGATTTCTCATGTAGCATGTGGAACATGGATGAATTGTTGCAAAGGTGTTAG
- the LOC126793853 gene encoding 40S ribosomal protein S7-1-like: MFTSRKKIHKDKDAEPSEFEEHVAQAIFDLENTNTDLKSDLKDLYINSASVVDVAGSRKAVVIHVPYRLRKAYRKIHVKLVRELEKKFSGKDVILIATRRIVRPPKKGSAATRPRTRTLTAVHEAILEDVVLPAEIVGKRTRYRLDGSKIMKVFLDPKERNNTEYKLDSFSAVYRKLSGKDVVFEYPITEA; encoded by the exons ATGTTCACTTCAAGGAAAAAGATCCACAAGGATAAGGATGCTGAACCTTCCGAGTTTGAGGAGCATGTTGCCCAG GCaatctttgatttggagaacaCCAACACCGACCTGAAAAGTGACTTGAAGGACTTGTACATCAACTCTGCATC TgttgttgatgttgctggaagTAGGAAGGCTGTTGTTATCCATGTTCCTTACAGATTGAGGAAGGCTTACCGCAAGATCCATGTTAAACTTGTGAGGGAGCTTGAGAAGAAGTTCAGCGGCAAG GATGTGATTCTGATTGCCACACGTAGGATTGTTAGGCCTCCTAAGAAAGGCTCGGCTGCTACACGTCCACGAACTCGCACACTGACTGCTGTTCATGAGGCAATATTGGAGGATGTTGTTTTGCCTGCTGAAATTGTTGGCAAGCGCACCAGATATCGCCTTGATGGTTCCAAGATCATGAAG GTTTTCCTTGACCCAAAAGAGCGAAACAACACCGAGTATAAGCTGGATAGCTTTTCTGCTGTTTACCGCAAGCTTTCAGGAAAGGATGTTGTCTTTGAATACCCCATTACCGAGGCCTAG
- the LOC126794079 gene encoding uncharacterized protein LOC126794079 → MIGLLPLVERAGAKTTKRIRDPLRSRLKTQEGKRNKLTIQQKSSETSTGFPEFQYAADGRIRLTMKDLLAWIRINLIKERPEMFMKGDSVRPGVLALVNDCDWELTGQLNATLEEKDVVVFISTLHGGLHLYHCCIYSS, encoded by the exons atgattgGTCTATTACCTTTGGTCGAAAGAGCAGGCGCTAAAACAACGAAGAG AATACGAGATCCACTGAGATCAAGACTCAAGACTCAAGagggaaaaagaaacaaacttacCATCCAACAG AAATCCTCAGAAACCTCTACAGGCTTTCCAGAATTCCAGTATGCAGCTGACGGTAGAATTCGG TTAACCATGAAAGATTTACTTGCTTGGATTCGTATTAATTTGATCAAGGAGAGGCCTGAAATGTTTATGAAAGGAGATTCCGT GAGACCTGGTGTTTTAGCCCTTGTGAATGATTGTGACTGGGAGCTTACTGGTCAACTTAATGCAACGTTAGAGGAGAAGGATGTGGTTGTTTTCATTTCAACCTTGCACGGGGGATTGCATCTATATCACTGTTGTATCTATAGCTCATGA
- the LOC126793376 gene encoding uncharacterized protein LOC126793376 has protein sequence MEPNWGLKNCCNHEQDVFLITVSVCTVVILALWRTVLLRPFKLVTVFLHEASHAIACKLTCGHVEGIQVHADEGGTTQTRGGVYWLILPAGYLGSSFWGMLLILASTNLLTARIAAGCFLAALFITLFIAKNWTLRGLCIGFILFLGIIWALQETTKVRILRYIILFIGVMNSLFSVYDIYDDLISRRVHSSDAEKFAEECPCCTGCGWGVIWGLISFLFLCGAMYLGLVILA, from the exons ATGGAGCCGAATTGGGGACTGAAGAATTGCTGTAACCATGAGCAAGATGTGTTTCTCATTACTGTTTCTGTCTGCACAGTTGTTATACTTGCG CTATGGAGGACAGTACTGCTGAGACCGTTTAAGCTTGTCACTGTGTTTCTTCATGAGGCTAGCCATGCTATCGCTTGTAAACTAACATGTGGTCAT GTGGAAGGGATTCAAGTTCATGCAGATGAAGGTGGAACCACACAGACCCGTGGTGGTGTATACTGGTTAATTCTTCCAGCCGGAT ATCTAGGTTCATCCTTTTGGGGGATGCTCTTGATTCTTGCATCTACAAATCTTCTTACTGCACGGATAGCTGCTGGATGTTTTCTAGCTGCTCTATTTATTACACTCTTTATAGCGAAAAAT TGGACACTTAGAGGACTTTGTATAG GATTCATTCTTTTCCTTGGTATAATTTGGGCTCTGCAAGAAACAACAAAAGTTCGTATACTTCGGTATATTATTCTGTTTATAG GTGTAATGAACAGCTTATTTTCAGTTTATG ATATCTATGATGATTTGATATCCCGTAGAGTTCATTCTAGTGATGCTGAGAAATTTGCAGAAGAGTGTCCTTGCTGTACTGGTTGTGGATGGGGTGTCATATG GGGCTTAATATCTTTCTTGTTTCTCTGTGGAGCCATGTACCTTGGTCTTGTGATTTTGGCTTGA